Proteins encoded by one window of Carassius carassius chromosome 30, fCarCar2.1, whole genome shotgun sequence:
- the rpia gene encoding ribose-5-phosphate isomerase: MRPWRWVEFAVTVTRSRSLLLSLPGKHVRSSRRHHSTLMAEEAKKLAAYAAVDNHIQNNQVVGVGSGSTIVYAVDRLAERVRQEKMNIVCVPTSFQARQLILQHGLTLSDLDRHPELDVAIDGADEVDAALTLIKGGGGCLTQEKIVAGCAKHFIVIADYRKDSKALGQQWKKGVPVEVIPMAYVPVSRAIARRFGGDAVLRMAVSKAGPVVTDNSNFILDWKFEHAQNWKEVNTAIKMIPGVVETGLFVGMAERVYFGMEDGSVKTRDPPVN, translated from the exons ATGAGGCCGTGGAGGTGGGTTGAGTTTGCAGTGACTGTGACCAGAAGCagatctctcctcctctctctgccggggaaacacgtgCGGAGCAGCAGGCGGCACCACAGCACTCTCATGGCTGAAGAGGCCAAAAAACTGGCAGCTTATGCAGCTGTAGATAACCACATACAG aataatcagGTAGTTGGAGTAGGCAGTGGCTCAACTATCGTCTATGCTGTGGACAGGCTGG CTGAGAGGGTCAGACAGGAGAAGATGAATATTGTGTGTGTTCCTACATCTTTCCAG GCCCGTCAGCTGATTCTGCAGCATGGTCTCACTCTGTCTGATTTAGACAGACATCCTGAG CTGGATGTAGCGATTGATGGAGCCGATGAGGTTGATGCTGCTTTGACGCTGATAAAAGGAGGAGG AGGATGCTTAACCCAGGAGAAGATTGTGGCTGGCTGTGCCAAACACTTCATTGTCATCGCAGACTATAG AAAGGACTCGAAGGCCCTGGGACAGCAGTGGAAGAAAGGTGTGCCCGTGGAGGTCATTCCCATGGCCTATGTGCCTGTGTCCAGAGCCATTGCCCGGCGCTTTGGAGGAGACGCTGTGCTGAGGATGGCAGTCAGTAAAGCT GGTCCAGTGGTTACTGATAACAGTAACTTCATCCTGGATTGGAAGTTTGAACACGCACAGAACTGGAAAGAGGTCAACACAGCCATCAAGATGATCCCAG GTGTGGTTGAGACGGGTTTGTTTGTGGGGATGGCTGAGCGGGTGTATTTCGGTATGGAGGACGGGAGTGTCAAGACTAGAGACCCTCCTGTCAACTGA